The following DNA comes from Bacteroidia bacterium.
ACCTTTGGAGAACTTCCGGATTGTTCGCTTTAATAAAGACAATGGAGTAGTTGCTGAATATAAATATGGGGAAAGTGCCGGTTCCATCACTCAATTACACAAGCAGGAGATTGACGCTAAGGGGAATGTGATCGTACTATGTACGAATTCCCTAACTCGGAATTATTCGGAATTTGCCTTATACAAAGTAGGAGCCGATGGAAATTTAAAATGGAAGAAAACCGGGCCGGAGATTTCAGGTTACTACTTCCAATACATTTGTGGTTTTTATGTGGTGGAGGGCGATAACATTCATATTTTTCACCGGGACGAGTTTAATGTGTTTCATCGAATAATATTTGCCCCTGATGGCTCATTGAAGGAAGACAAGACGCTTCAGGCCTTCTCTTCTCCTACGGCCTTTCATCAATTCTATAAAGGAAGTAATGGATCATCATTGGGTATAGCAATTAAAGTTTATGACAGTCTTGGTGGTCCTGATGTGAGCATAGCACTTTTCGCAAACGATACAAGAATTATTGCCGAGGAAAAAATTCCATTGTACGCAAGCGTGATGGATATAAGCCATGATAAAAGAAATAACGCATTTCAAGTAGTTTTGAATTTTCCCGAAGAAACATCTGATCAGATTAGGGAGGAACTATGGCAGATACACAGTAATGGGCATATTGAAAAAAAGCTTTTGGGCTATTATCCCAGCCACTTATCATGGATAAAAAAAGTTGCCTTTGACAGGGATGGAAGTTTTAGTATAATACGTGATTTCCGTTCGCCAAATACTTCTGATCCTGAAATTCATAAGTATACGGCTGATGGTACTTTGATAAAAAAGCTAAGTTTAGATGTGTTGTCAGGCTCAATGAGGTTTGCAGCTCCAGGGACAAGATTTAGTATAGACAAGGCAGGAAACTACCTGATTAGTGGTAATGTTACCAATCCATTACTATCCGAACATCGCGCTGTATTTTATAAATTTGATGGTGATGGCAACCTGAAGTGGTCCCATCCATCCAGTGCCATTGCACAGATTTGGTATGTAAACCATGATAATGATGTGTTTCTTTATCTTTATGAAGATGGCTTGAATGATTCATTGCTGAAGATAGATGAATATGGCCAAATATTATGGAGAAAAGCTACTGATAACAATGGGCTGCAACAATTCATGGCTTTTGACAAAGGCTTTTTCTATGAGACGTGGGGATATTTTGGCAAAACCGTTCTTAGGAAATATCAGGATCCGGGCATCAACGCTGTTGAGCTGCCGTCACCGCTATTTTTCTTTGAGGCATATCCCAACCCAACTTCTGGTGATGTGACCTTCAGCTACCAGATTCATGAGCCATCGGATGCCAGTTTGTATTTCTACGACTTACAAGGGCGGTTGTTAACGTCTTTTGAGCTTGGCAACAAGGTGGCCGGCATCCACCATTTCCGATATAACTTCACACATGAATATGCCCAGGGCTTATACCTGGTAAGGCTGGTGGCCGGAGAGCAATCGGGTTCAGTAAAAGTGGTGCTGAGCAATTAAAGGTTTTGGGTATGAACCTAATGGTGAGTGGCAATTTCTGAAAGGAACAGTATATCTTCTAAAATGAAGATTGGGTTTGCCTTTCAATATTTGTATTTTAAAATCCCGATATTACCTTGAAAACATTTTTGCCAAATATAAAAGCGAAATAACCCTGTAGAATCCCATGAAAGAAAACCTGCAATTAGTTATTGTTAACTTTAAAAAACATAAGAACCAGTAAAGGGTACAGGAAAAAATTGAAAAGCAATAGTCCTATCACCATCATTCCCAGAGTTATTATCCAATCGATGTTATTCGGCCTGGTTAGCATATCTATTATGGTCAGCAGTGTAAATATAAATAATAGTAATCCAATCAGCAATGCGGTTATGGCCAAATAGCCAAAAGATTGGGAAATTGAAATCTCAGCCTCTTTTCCGGTTTCTGTTTCTATATAATCCAGGATTCCCGGAAACGCAGAGGATTGTCTGTTTTGGGAATATTTCATCAAAGGCGGGTAGGTTTTCAGCCAAAAGAAAAACAGGAAAATAGCAAATGGCATTGTCCACCAAATTTCCATAATGGAGCTGTCTATTGTGGAGATATAAAGAAATCCGGATACATAACCCAAAAGACACAGGAAATATAGCCCGCCCATTACCAGTAATGATTTTAACTTCATGGGATTTTTTTCGCGAATATTACAATTCTTCGGGCAGAAGCCCGAAGCTACATAGCCGCCCGGTATCAGGTTTCAGCTTAATGATGGAACCGTCCCGCACTATGAAACGAGTGAAGGATGCAGAAGTGGCCATAGGATTGGAAGTGATTTTAGGTAAGGCGAAGATGCGTAAACACAAAAAAACCCCGGAGAATCTTCTCCGGGGCCTCTCAACCAAAAAGCTTTAATAACCACTTAACCAAAAACAACTATAAAAAATATATAATTCTTACAACCAGCGGGATTGTCCCTTCCGGATCAAAATATCAGGACATTTTGATCCCGGCTCGTACTGCTTGTTTCTAATTTAGTTCTTTCCTTTGATGTAACGCAAAGATAATATTGCCTCTCAGTACTTATCGGGTGAGAAATGGCGAATACCTTACATACGTATTAAATTCCGAAAAAAAGAAAAGTGAACTTGATTTTCAGGGAAATATCCTTTGGCTCTGAAGCATACCCGCAAACGGTGAAGCTCCGGGAAGAGGTACTGAGAAAGCCTTTGGGCCTAGAATTCAGCCGGGAGCAGCTTGATTCAGAAGCCGGGGATTATCATTTGTGCGTGATGGCGGAGCAGGGCCCACTGGCCTGCCTGGTGCTGACGCCTCACGCTGAAGGCTGTTTAAGAATGCGACAGGTAGCCGTTTCGCCCGACCACCAGAAGAACGGGATCGGTCGTTTGCTGGTGGCTTTTTCCGAAGGATTTGCCATTGAGAAATATTGCCGGGAAATGGTTCTCCATGCCAGAGAGGAAGCCATTCCTTTCTATAAAAAACTCGGATACAAAGTATATGACGAGCCTTTTAAAGAATTGGAAATTCCGCACAGGAAAATGAAGAAAGTACTTCCCGCTCCGCGAATCTTCCGGAATTCTTACAAAAAGGGCATGGGAGGAAATTATGAAAAAAGCAATTTTGAGGACTGGGAAACCAGGCCTGGGAAATAAGCTAAAATTCTTTACTAAAACGCACGTCTTAATTTTAGTAATTTTGCAGGAAACTTTGGCGGATGTGGACTAAGGTCTCTCATTTTATTTTAAGATATCGGTTTCTTCTGCTTGGCCTTATTGCCATAGTTACCCTCGTGATGGGCTACTATGCCCTGCAGGTTAAAATGTCCTACGATTTCATCCAGGTGACGCCCTCGGATGATCCGGATTTTAAAACGTATCAAAAGTTCAAAGATCAATTTGGCGAGGACGGAAGTTCTATGTTCGTGGGATTTCAGGCCGCACAGCTTTGGAACCTGCGCTTCTTTCAGGACTATTATGACGTTACCAAAAAAGTAGAAGCCCATCCCGGCATCACTGAAGTACTGACGCTCACGAATCTCCAGAACCTGAAAAAGGACAGGGCAAGAAGAAGCCTCTATCTGGATCCGGTAATTGACAAAAGGCCCCAAACCCAGACTGGACTGGATAGCCTCAAAGAAGAGATTCTTAGCCTGCCTTTTTACAGGGATCTGCTCTATAATCCTGAAACCCATACCGTAATGATGCTGGTGCGGTTTGATAAGGATACGCTTGCATCAAAATCGCGGGGTGACCTCATCGCTCATATTGAAGATGAAATGGACAGCTTTGGCGAGCTATACAATCTGGAAATACATTACAGCGGAATGCCCCTGATCCGCACCAAGATCACGGAGAAAGTAGCCAATGAAATGAAGCTGTTTTCCACCATTTCCATTGTCATCACAGCCCTCATACTTTTGTTTTTCTTTCGTTCCTTTTCGGCAATGGTTTTCCCGCTGGTGGTCATTATCATCATCATGGTTTGGACCCTCGGAACCATAAGCCTGTTTGGGTATAAGCTTAATATTCTCTCCGGTCTCCTCCCTCCACTGATCGTCATCATCGGGGTGCCTAATTTTATTTATTTTCTTAATAAATATCACCACGAGTTTAAAAAGCACGGAAATAAAGTCCTGGCCATAAACCGAATGGTGGAGAAAATTGGGGTCATCACTTTTTTGACAAACTGCACCACAGCCATTGGGTTCGGTGTGCTTTTCCTGACGGAAAGTCCTATCCTCAAGGAGTTCGGACTTGTAGCCGCCATAAATATTATGGCGACATTCTTCATATCGGTAATCACCATTCCGGTAATATTCAGCCTGCTTCCGGAGCCCTCCAGCCGACATACCAATTATCTTAACAGCCGGTATATGAAATACGCGCTGGACACTATTGATAATTGGGTCCATAACCACCGCAAATGGGTGTATCTGGTTACAGGGTTAGTGATTATCCTCGGTATCGTAGGTGTAGCGCGCCTGAAGGTGATTGGCTATATGCTGGACGATATTCCGCACAAGGACAAGCTTTATAGCGACCTCATGTTTTTCGAGAAGCATTTTGAAGGCGTGATGCCCTTTGAAATAATTGTGGATACAAAACAAAAGAACGGATTGCTGAGGCCGGAGAACCTGCAAAAGCTGGATCAGTTGCAGGATTCCATTGAGTCGTACCCTGAATTTGCCCGGCCCATGTCAGTGGTGGAGGTGATAAAATTTACGAAGCAAGCATTTTATGATGGCCGGGAAAGCCAATACAGCCTGCCAACAGCGAGGGAAAGGAACTTTCTGCTGCCTTACCTTACCGGGATAAAAGGTGATAATCCGCTCATGCAAACCATGATTGATACCAACCGGCAGGTAGCGCGCATTTCAGCTAAAATGGAGGATGTAGGGTCGCTGAAGCTGGCAGAAATAAAAGAACGCCTGGAAAGGAACATTACCGAAATATTTGGAGATACGGATTTTCATACGGACATAACGGGAGTGAGTGTGGTGTTTATGAAGAACAATAAATACCTGATCGAGAGCCTTGTGTCCAGCCTTATCCTGGCTTTTTTGATAGTTTCCTGCATCCTGGGGCTGCTCTTTATGCAATGGCGAATGATCCTGATCTCCATCATCCCCAACTTTATACCGCTGCTGGTGACAGCCGGATTAATGGGTTTCTTTGACATCGCGCTGAAGCCATCCACAGTTTTGGTGTTCAGTATTGCCTTCGGAATATCGGTGGATGATGCATTGCACTTCCTGGCTAAATACCGGCAGGAACTGAATAATCACAACTGGGATGTGCCTAAAACTGTTTCAGTGGCGCTCGGAGAAACAGGCTTCAGCATGATATACACATCACTCATTCTGTTCTGTGGTTTCTCCATTTTTGATGCATCGTCCTTTGGCGGCACGGCCATGCTGGGTGTGCTTACCTCCATTACTTTGCTCATTGCAATGCTTACCAACCTGGTGATCCTGCCTTCATTGCTCCTGACGTTTGATACCAAATTCAGCAAGAAAAAAATAGCATTGCCAGACCCTGAATAGCTATAGGGCGGAAATGATTTTGCCGGATAATCCTTTAAGCAGCCTCCCTTTTGGAGGGATAAATTTTGGCCGGAATGGAAGAGGAATCTGATTATTATTTCAATGAGGACGGCCTGCTGGTCTTTACGCGGCATTATCATCTGAAACGCGGGTATTGCTGTGGAAAGGGCTGCCTTCACTGCCCATACAACTGGGAAAAAGTGCCGGAGCCTACCCGGTCAAACCTGCTTAAAAGGCAGAATAAGCGCGAAAATAAGTAACCCAATTCGGGATTCTGCCCTCGGTTCCCTGCTAGTTCTCGCATGCACACTGCGAACCGTCATCTTGGCTGGCCAGTTCCACACAATCATCTTCCATTGCTTTAAGATCTTCACTGGTTCCGCAACGCTCGCTGTAGAGCTTGGTAACCTGTCCATCTTCATCCTGCACCTTGCACGATGCGCAATCTCTGCATGATGTGAAAGTCATAACAATCGCCATCCCAATGGCTCCGGTTAGTATTTTTAAGTGATTCATAAACATAAATATTAGTGAAAAGATGAGTTCACGAAATTACATGGAACCGGGCAAAAATGTATTCTGCCGGCACGCATTTGCGATTTCCTTCATTTTTCACAGGGAAATGCATTTATATAAATGCACGCGGGACTGAGTGCAACAGCTACCGAAAAAACAATTATGAAAGGGAAATATCAGGGGTCAGGGCGCAGTCGCGGTGACCTCATTATTGCAAGTACACATTTTAGCAGCCCAGCCACGGCAGGGGGATGACCAATGGACAGAGCAGGATGAGGTTTACTTGATTTATTTTTTACCGGAGGAGGCCACGATAATGACCCCGCCTATCAGCAAAATGCCTCCGGCTATTACAGGCCAGCCAATTTGATCATCATCCTCCGCTCTGACTTCAAGCGGTCCCAGGTCCAGAACTTTGTCCTTGGTTGCGTAATCTATTCCGCCATAAATCAACCCGGCAAGGCCGAAGATGATCAATATCACTCCAATTGTTTTTTTATTCAAAACAGGATTTTTTTAATACACGATTAAAAGAGAAAAGACCCTCCGCTATACAGAGAGCGAAGGGTTCTTTTAGTTCAAACAATGCCTAACCTCTAATAACCCTTATGAGTACGGCTATAATGGCCAGTACCAACAGGATGTGGATGAGGTTGCCACCAACGGGGTCAGCCGGCAATAAAAAGCCCAGCAACCAGAGAATGACAAGGATGATGGCAATCCAATAAAGTAAAGCGCCCATAGGTTTAAAATTTAGTTTGTGGAAAGATTAGTTTAAGTTTTTTAAAAGATATTATTTCTGAAGGCTTTGGTCATGCACTTTGTATTGGCCATATTCCACTTTCAGTTTATTTATTTCGTTGGCAGCTTCAATGTTTATGCTGTCTTTCAGCGCGGTCTTGCGCCTGTTCAGGCGGTTCCATAGTGTATCTATCTGTGTCCAATCATCTGACGAATACTGCTCCTTGTTCATTTTTACTTCCCGCACAAACTGGTGGTAAGTTTCCACCAAATTCCCGGAGGTTATGGCTTGGGGTTCATCTTCAGGCCCTTCCAGCATACGCTCTAGTTTGTCAGGGCCAGTCTCATCTCCAAATCTGGTTTCGTATTGCCGCCTGAAATTAAAATAGCGGGTATTATTTCTCTCTACTTCAGCTATCTGCTCATCACTCATCAAATGACGTTTATTTTCCACACCTG
Coding sequences within:
- a CDS encoding T9SS type A sorting domain-containing protein; translated protein: MIAFKSLPLLILFIGIAFQTFSQDKNHERLPVKIWEREFSEGTYEGPSEVMDVAGDSARNYYYTGYFTSPNGGYDMALVKTGGDGSVIWKKRIPGEGIHWNSGLKIQIGAQGNIYVLGMLFLNNGNHVTLLKFNNSGELIWKTPIEKMRTYRPLGLREWNMPQHFREGDHHYVIYEMNPRDTVEELNLVKINDSGNVINKSNIALTPDPLYPRIYFDEVTFHDGFFSTIMRSINPWPNRQRDHLLFFDLNGVIFMTKEYATPLPPMQPEIIGSTDSSVSIRYTDGATGDVAGMEIGRSGNTAAAINLSLTNYDDFSSKFVRLDHYHYSVLYNLIQQRYYLVKWADSLKIEDEFPLPLPEKPRGILADEDAGIFLIYTTDSGLTVYNYDTNGSLRWVNYFEGSIWELDVWDAKIVGDHLVFCINPLHRWSASAQVPLENFRIVRFNKDNGVVAEYKYGESAGSITQLHKQEIDAKGNVIVLCTNSLTRNYSEFALYKVGADGNLKWKKTGPEISGYYFQYICGFYVVEGDNIHIFHRDEFNVFHRIIFAPDGSLKEDKTLQAFSSPTAFHQFYKGSNGSSLGIAIKVYDSLGGPDVSIALFANDTRIIAEEKIPLYASVMDISHDKRNNAFQVVLNFPEETSDQIREELWQIHSNGHIEKKLLGYYPSHLSWIKKVAFDRDGSFSIIRDFRSPNTSDPEIHKYTADGTLIKKLSLDVLSGSMRFAAPGTRFSIDKAGNYLISGNVTNPLLSEHRAVFYKFDGDGNLKWSHPSSAIAQIWYVNHDNDVFLYLYEDGLNDSLLKIDEYGQILWRKATDNNGLQQFMAFDKGFFYETWGYFGKTVLRKYQDPGINAVELPSPLFFFEAYPNPTSGDVTFSYQIHEPSDASLYFYDLQGRLLTSFELGNKVAGIHHFRYNFTHEYAQGLYLVRLVAGEQSGSVKVVLSN
- a CDS encoding DUF5522 domain-containing protein encodes the protein MEEESDYYFNEDGLLVFTRHYHLKRGYCCGKGCLHCPYNWEKVPEPTRSNLLKRQNKRENK
- a CDS encoding MMPL family transporter; the encoded protein is MWTKVSHFILRYRFLLLGLIAIVTLVMGYYALQVKMSYDFIQVTPSDDPDFKTYQKFKDQFGEDGSSMFVGFQAAQLWNLRFFQDYYDVTKKVEAHPGITEVLTLTNLQNLKKDRARRSLYLDPVIDKRPQTQTGLDSLKEEILSLPFYRDLLYNPETHTVMMLVRFDKDTLASKSRGDLIAHIEDEMDSFGELYNLEIHYSGMPLIRTKITEKVANEMKLFSTISIVITALILLFFFRSFSAMVFPLVVIIIIMVWTLGTISLFGYKLNILSGLLPPLIVIIGVPNFIYFLNKYHHEFKKHGNKVLAINRMVEKIGVITFLTNCTTAIGFGVLFLTESPILKEFGLVAAINIMATFFISVITIPVIFSLLPEPSSRHTNYLNSRYMKYALDTIDNWVHNHRKWVYLVTGLVIILGIVGVARLKVIGYMLDDIPHKDKLYSDLMFFEKHFEGVMPFEIIVDTKQKNGLLRPENLQKLDQLQDSIESYPEFARPMSVVEVIKFTKQAFYDGRESQYSLPTARERNFLLPYLTGIKGDNPLMQTMIDTNRQVARISAKMEDVGSLKLAEIKERLERNITEIFGDTDFHTDITGVSVVFMKNNKYLIESLVSSLILAFLIVSCILGLLFMQWRMILISIIPNFIPLLVTAGLMGFFDIALKPSTVLVFSIAFGISVDDALHFLAKYRQELNNHNWDVPKTVSVALGETGFSMIYTSLILFCGFSIFDASSFGGTAMLGVLTSITLLIAMLTNLVILPSLLLTFDTKFSKKKIALPDPE
- a CDS encoding GNAT family N-acetyltransferase, which encodes MNLIFREISFGSEAYPQTVKLREEVLRKPLGLEFSREQLDSEAGDYHLCVMAEQGPLACLVLTPHAEGCLRMRQVAVSPDHQKNGIGRLLVAFSEGFAIEKYCREMVLHAREEAIPFYKKLGYKVYDEPFKELEIPHRKMKKVLPAPRIFRNSYKKGMGGNYEKSNFEDWETRPGK
- a CDS encoding lmo0937 family membrane protein, with protein sequence MGALLYWIAIILVILWLLGFLLPADPVGGNLIHILLVLAIIAVLIRVIRG